TATCAGAAAAAGTGTAGTTGATTTATATCAGCAATTAAACTACATAAAGCTTTTTCATCCAAAATCTATCATTTCTAAGAGGGTTAGAATTGAGGAAGGAACGGTCGTAATGGCAGGAGCAACAATAAATTCAGAAGTTGCCATTGGAAAGCATTGCATCATTAATACGAATGCTTCTATTGACCATGATTGTATCTTTGATAATTTTGTACATATTTCTCCCAATGTTTCTATCGCAGGGAATGTTGAAATAGGAGAAGGAACACATATCGGAATAGGATCAAGTATAATCCAGGGTATTAAAATAGGAAGATGGTGTACCATTGGTGCAGGAGCGGTTATTATTAGAGACATTCCCGATGGAGCTACAGTAGTAGGAAATCCTGGAAAAGTTATTCGTAGCTAAGACCCTCATGGGTTATTCAATAAGGCTGTTGATAATCATTCATTACAGAAATTGATATCGTTTTTTATTTTACTAAATATTTAACATAATGTAGTATTGTGTAATTATTATTGTGTTTTTGTTAAATAAATTCTTGTTTTTGTGAATTTTATATATTTGATTGAATTTAAAACAAAACACAATGACGACAAAACAAACCAATCGGCTAGAAATGGCCAAAACACTGAAGCAACTTTTTTCTGTAGAGCAAGCCACATATGCAGAAAATAATCCTCTTATCGCAAGAGTAGTTGAGCTGAATACAAGCATTGAACAGATTGATGCAATCGCAGGAATTCAAAACATCGATACGACAGCAAACACTTCCCTGAAGACCAATGCTAAAACACTGATGATTAACCTCACGGTAGCATATGCCAATACCGCAGCAGATTTTTTCGACGGCAAAGACAGTCCCCTGAGTAAGCAGCTTACCGCAAATAAGTCTAAAATACAGCGCTTGAGTGGAGTGGAAGCAAAAATCTACTGTGATAAGCTCTATACAATTGCCGCTGATAATATCGTCAATCTTAATCCGGACTATGTGACCGCTGAAGAAATGCAGGAGTGGCAGAATGCGATTACCAATTTCGATGCTAAGGCATATGATGCTAATGTAAGCATCGATACAACGCAGAATGCTACACGGGAACTGGATGAAGGATTTAAGAATCTGAGACAGTGCATTACAAAAATTGAAAGACTAATGAAAAAATATGATATCCTAAATCCTTCGCTTTACGGAAAATTTAAGATATCAAGAAAAATTTCTAATCTCGGAATCCAACATAAAAATCAGCTTCCTCCCGAACAATTATAAGAGCTTATTTAAATGTAAATAAACATCATTTATCTCGCAGATTTTGCTGATTAAGCAGATGAGTTTCTCTGTCTTTAATCTGCTAAATCTGCGAGAATTATTTTAGGACATGACACGTTAGGTTTCCTACGGAAAGACAAGCAGACCGTAAAAAACTAAGATTCAATAAGCGCATTTATAATTCAATAGGGATTGGTTTTAACCCATCCATCAAATTGAACGATGCAATTGGCTTTAGCCGAAACTATCATTAGTTTCGGCTAAAGCCTTTTCTGCAATTCTATTTATTAGTCGGGTTAAAACCCGCCTCTATTGAATGAATGCTTGCTGTTAATTTATAATACGAATTTCCCTTTTTCTAATGATAACATAAAAATAAGCAACCACTTTGTGATTTCTTAGGAATCTCAACATACCAAAAATAAAGCAGTTTAGCTTGACTTCGACGAACCACTATGTTAGGTTTCCTACGGAAAAACAAATAAACCGTAAAAAATTAAGATATTACTAAATGTAGATATTCAATAAGCGTATTTATAATTCAATAGTGATGGGTTTTAACCCATCCATCAAATTGAACGATGTAATTGGCTTTAACCTAAACGATCATAAGTTTCGGCTAAAGCCTTTTTTGCAATCCTATCTATTAGTCGGGTTAAAACCCGCCTCTATTGAATGAATGCTTGCTGTTAATTTATAATACGAATTTCCCTTTTTCTAATGATAACATAAAAATAAGCAACCACTTTGTGATTTCTTAGGAATCTCAACATACCAAAAATAAAGCAGTTTAGCTTGACTTCGACGAACCACTATGTTAGGTTTCTTTATTTTAAACGAATGAAACTAAAGTGGACTGGTATATTCATCAAGTCAATCATTCAGACGTTGTGTAAATAGTTGAGAAGTTATTTATTCAGCAAATCATAGTTAATAGATAAGCTGCTGATAAGAGAAATTGGGAGATCGCACTTTTTAAATCCGAAAGACAGCATTGCGAAGTGTACCGATAAGTTTGCGACTGAGACAAACCTATTTACACGACTGACAGATAGTTTTGCGGGGACGACAGATGGATTTGTACAGCAGACAGATGCCTGTGCGAAGTCTGTACACCAGTTTGCAACGATGACAGATACAATCACGCACCGGACAGATGTTTTCGGCACAGCGAAGATAGGTTTTGAGAATAAAACAGATGAATTTGTACAACAGGACCATGAATTTTCAAGGCTAACAGTTTGCTTTAAGTAATGTGCTAAATAAAATCTTTGATTTTTTCGCTTCAAAAATCTTAACAATTTAAATCCCTTAATGGTTTAAAATCATAGTAATGTTTAAACTTTTGTATAGCTAAAATATGCTTGTTGGAAAACGTAAAATGAATCAATTGTATGAAGTTCATTCATATTCCACCCCTAATCGACTTATTCGATATTCTTTGCTCCTTAAATAGCAATCTCAATATTTAAAACCTTTGCGTGTAATACAATTAATTGCATTTATTTCAAGAAAAATTTACCAGTTATTTCTACAATTAGGATTAAATTTGGGGTCAATTAAAAACAAAACAATCATGCAAGATAAAATCTGGTTATCTTCCCCACACATGGGAGGTAACGAACAAAAATATGTTAATGAAGCCTTTGCTGCCAATTGGGTAGCTCCTTTAGGTCCAAATGTAGATGGTTTTGAAAAAGATATTGAAGATTTTTTGAATACTGATGTAAAAGTAGCTGTTCTTTCTGCAGGTACTGCAGCGTTACATTTAGCTTTAATTGAGTGTGGAGTAGAATATGGTGATGAGGTAATCTGTCAATCGATGACGTTTTCGGCTTCGGCAAACCCAATTGCATATTGTGGAGCCACCCCAGTTTTTATAGATTCAGAGAAAGAAACATGGAATATGTGTCCGGTTGCTTTAGAAGAAGCAATTCAAGATAGAATTTCAAAAGGAAAGAAGCCAAAAGCAATCATTGTTGTTCATTTGTATGGGATGCCTGCTAAAATGGATGAAATTACTGCCATTGCTGAAAAATTTGAAATTCCTGTGATTGAAGATGCTGCAGAAGCTTTAGGTTCAACGTACAAAGGGAAAGCTTGCGGAACCTTTGGCCGTTTCGGGATTTTGTCTTTTAATGGGAACAAAATTATTACGACTTCTGGAGGTGGAGCATTAGTTTGTCATACTCAGGAAGATAAAGATAAAGCCGTGTTTTTGTCGACACAGGCGAGAGACAACGCTCCTCATTATCAGCATTCTCATATAGGATATAATTATCGAATGAGTAATATTGTAGCAGGAATCGGTCGTGGCCAAATGGAAGTTTTAAACGATAGAGTGGAAGCCCGCAGAAAAATGCACGATTTTTATGTTGATGCTTTCAAAGATATTGATGGCGTAGAAGTTTTTTCTGAACCTAATGAGGATTATTATTCCAACCATTGGTTGTCTGCCATTGTAATTGATGAAAATATAACAGGAATCAATCGTGAAGATTTAAGATTAGCTTTTCTTGAAGATAATATAGAATCTAGACCATTATGGAAACCAATGCACCTACAGCCGGTTTTTGCAGATGCTCCTTATTATGGAACTAATGTAGCTGAAAAATTATTTGATGATGGGTTGTGTTTGCCTTCGGGATCTAATCTTTCTGATGATGACAGACTGAGAATTGGGAAAGTAATACAAAAGGTATTTTCAAAAAAATAGTTTAATCAAAATTAATATAGTATTACAACAGCTTGCTTTACATGAAGTAAGCTATTTTTTTATGAGTAATGTGTTGTATAAAGGTTAAATCCCGAAACTGAGAGTCAAAATCTTTCCTTATCTTTACCATTCAGTTTATAATTTGATGAAAAAATACCCATGGTGGAAAGTTTTAATGGACTACGGATTAAGTTTCGTAGCAATTATTGTTTTGCTGCCTATTTTCTTTATTCTAATCATTTTGGCATCTTTAGATACTGGGTTTCCTGGTATTTTTAAACAGGAAAGAGTCGGTAGATTCGGTGATGTTTTTGTAATTTATAAATTCAGAACCTATCACAGTAAAAGGCATACGAAATCTAATTTTGGTCAATGGATGAGAAAAACAAAGTTGGATGAATTGCCGCAGCTATTCAATATTCTTAAAGGCGATATGTCTTTGGTAGGCCCCAGACCAGATATTCCAGGGTATTATGATCAACTAAAAAATGAAGATCAATTGATTCTTCATTTAAAACCCGGATTAACGAGTGAGGCCGGAATAAAATACAGAAACGAAGAAGAAATTTTAAATCAACAGAAAAATCCGCTACAATACAACGATGAAGTTCTTTTTCCTGAAAAAGTGAAAATGAATCTCAAATATTATCATGAGCTTTCTTTAAAAAATGATATGTATATTTTATTTAAAACTTTTTCAGCTTTAAGATAACAGTGCTTGATACAATGATGAAGTTTGTAAAAGAGCTCTTGTTAAAAACCTTTTGATAGTTGTTGTTTTTAGGTGTTGGAATATTGATGTAAAACTTTGGATTTTAGGTTGTTAAAAACGTAGAATGTTGCTTAAATACTTAATAAGAAATACTACATTGTTGCTTATAATTTTCTTGTTGCATTTAATAATTAGACAACAAGCGATTTGTAATTTATGACTTCTGAAAGAAAATGAATGATGGTTATTTAAAAATCAAAGTAAATTATTTCAGTTTTTAGTAATTGGAAATTATAAAAAAAAGACATTCATGATAATAAATGGTTACCGATGATAAGTGAAAATATGCAAAATCATATAAAATAAGATAATCACTGCCGTGAATTTATAAAATATAGATATATTTGCAACGTTTAAATTTTAAAGAAAAATAATCCTAATTCTCAAATATAATCCAACAAAATGGATAACAAAAACAGTAAAGAAATTAATATTAAAGAGCTCATAAATCCTTATTTAAAAAAATGGAAATATTTCGTAGGAATGGTTCTTCTTATGGGGGTCGTGGCTGTTTTTTACATAAAATCAAAATCTCCGGTTTACAAAGCACAAACATCTGTTCTTATTAAGGATGCAAAAAAAATGTCTGCAGCATCAGGAGATATTGGTGTACTTCAAAGTTTAGGTGGTCTTAGTGGGATGGGAACTAGTAGTATAGAGAATGAAGTGGGTGTTTTTGAATCTAAAGCGATTGTGGAGGATGCTTTAAAAGAAATTAATTTTCAAACTACTTTTTATACTAAAAATTCGTTGAAAAAAATTGAACTTTATGGCGAGTCTAATCCTTAT
The sequence above is a segment of the Chryseobacterium turcicum genome. Coding sequences within it:
- a CDS encoding acetyltransferase, encoding MYLYGASGHGKVIAEIAEENNLIIEAFIDQDKSKKQLLDYHIIHEVPNSNIDVVVSIGNNLIRKSVVDLYQQLNYIKLFHPKSIISKRVRIEEGTVVMAGATINSEVAIGKHCIINTNASIDHDCIFDNFVHISPNVSIAGNVEIGEGTHIGIGSSIIQGIKIGRWCTIGAGAVIIRDIPDGATVVGNPGKVIRS
- a CDS encoding aminotransferase class I/II-fold pyridoxal phosphate-dependent enzyme is translated as MQDKIWLSSPHMGGNEQKYVNEAFAANWVAPLGPNVDGFEKDIEDFLNTDVKVAVLSAGTAALHLALIECGVEYGDEVICQSMTFSASANPIAYCGATPVFIDSEKETWNMCPVALEEAIQDRISKGKKPKAIIVVHLYGMPAKMDEITAIAEKFEIPVIEDAAEALGSTYKGKACGTFGRFGILSFNGNKIITTSGGGALVCHTQEDKDKAVFLSTQARDNAPHYQHSHIGYNYRMSNIVAGIGRGQMEVLNDRVEARRKMHDFYVDAFKDIDGVEVFSEPNEDYYSNHWLSAIVIDENITGINREDLRLAFLEDNIESRPLWKPMHLQPVFADAPYYGTNVAEKLFDDGLCLPSGSNLSDDDRLRIGKVIQKVFSKK
- a CDS encoding sugar transferase; this translates as MKKYPWWKVLMDYGLSFVAIIVLLPIFFILIILASLDTGFPGIFKQERVGRFGDVFVIYKFRTYHSKRHTKSNFGQWMRKTKLDELPQLFNILKGDMSLVGPRPDIPGYYDQLKNEDQLILHLKPGLTSEAGIKYRNEEEILNQQKNPLQYNDEVLFPEKVKMNLKYYHELSLKNDMYILFKTFSALR